From Zingiber officinale cultivar Zhangliang chromosome 5B, Zo_v1.1, whole genome shotgun sequence, the proteins below share one genomic window:
- the LOC121983853 gene encoding WRKY transcription factor 22-like isoform X2: MHAPPMDDNNWDLFAVVRAASSFAISDSLSNSKEEAVRVSKDNDEDDDLFGFGELQDPIEFHRRAFKQQQVLSDSQQSRRAERLITRSKLRKNQQKKVSCQVPADGAQPDLWAWRKYGQKPIKGSPYPRGYYRCSSSKACEAKKQVERSRADPEMLLITYTAEHNHPAPAHRNSLAGTARRKQILPSTISPGQEPANGRDVHFLEGSGNFDDHFYRSTTALTLFDPPAPAVGHSLSSIT, translated from the exons ATGCATGCTCCTCCCATGGACGACAACAACTGGGATCTATTCGCCGTGGTCAGAGCCGCCAGCTCCTTCGCCATTAGCGACTCCTTATCCAACTCCAAGGAGGAGGCTGTACGCGTTTCAAAAGACAACGACGAGGACGACGACCTTTTCGGCTTCGGTGAGCTACAGGATCCCATAGAATTCCATCGACGAGCATTCAAACAGCAGCAAGTGCTCTCTGATAGTCAGCAGAGCAGACGAGCCGAGAGGTTGATTACCCGTTCCAAACTAAG GAAGAATCAGCAGAAGAAGGTGAGCTGCCAAGTGCCGGCGGACGGCGCCCAGCCGGACCTGTGGGCATGGCGGAAGTACGGGCAGAAGCCCATCAAGGGCTCCCCTTATCCACG GGGATACTACAGGTGCAGCAGCTCGAAGGCGTGTGAGGCAAAGAAGCAGGTGGAGCGGAGCAGGGCGGATCCGGAGATGTTGCTCATCACTTACACGGCGGAGCACAACCACCCCGCCCCCGCCCATCGGAACTCGCTCGCCGGAACCGCTCGCCGGAAGCAAATCCTTCCGTCGACGATCTCGCCCGGCCAGGAACCGGCGAACGGCCGCGACGTGCACTTTTTGGAGGGCAGTGGGAACTTTGACGATCATTTCTATCGTTCGACGACGGCGCTGACTCTCTTCGATCCACCGGCGCCGGCTGTTGGCCACTCGTTGAGTTCCATCACTTGA
- the LOC121983852 gene encoding trihelix transcription factor ASIL1-like, with the protein MERRDAAPTRPPNPGAGVPYREDCWSEGETSVLFDAWGDRYIEFNRGNLRQKQWQEVADAVNSRRGAGRRPLRTDVQCKNRIDTLKKKYKVEKSKVADGGESQWPFFSRLDDLIGSALPPSSEKQSMSPPPLAHPMPSHRKGSALPVASAVRPAEPKKKPGAPISAAVDNAFFRRAAAAAAAAAADDDDDDEQEKEDDGSDSLSRSPSRSGRGLKRAREEEGSGVRELAKAIMKFAEIYERVEESKQRQMIELEKQRMEFAKALMFQKVQIIVDSQMHLAKIKRSKRSDTGKRVDLSLHPTLAHL; encoded by the coding sequence ATGGAGAGGCGGGATGCTGCGCCGACGAGGCCGCCGAACCCCGGGGCGGGGGTGCCTTACCGAGAGGACTGCTGGAGCGAGGGGGAAACCTCCGTGCTTTTCGACGCCTGGGGTGATCGCTACATCGAATTCAACCGAGGGAACCTCCGGCAGAAGCAGTGGCAAGAAGTCGCCGACGCCGTTAACTCCCGACGCGGCGCCGGCCGCCGACCGTTGCGCACCGACGTCCAGTGCAAGAATCGGATCGACACGCTCAAGAAGAAATACAAGGTCGAGAAGTCCAAGGTTGCTGACGGCGGCGAGAGCCAGTGGCCCTTCTTCTCCCGCCTTGATGACCTCATTGGATCCGCCCTACCTCCGAGCTCCGAGAAGCAATCCATGTCTCCGCCACCTCTCGCTCATCCGATGCCTTCGCATCGAAAAGGCTCTGCCTTGCCCGTTGCCTCCGCCGTTCGACCAGCGGAGCCAAAGAAAAAGCCTGGGGCTCCTATTTCCGCAGCTGTAGACAACGCTTTCTTCAGGCGTGCTGCTGCTGCGGCGGCTGCCGCAGCTGCAGACGATGATGACGACGATGAgcaggagaaggaagatgatggTTCAGATTCGTTATCAAGGTCGCCGTCAAGGTCTGGTAGAGGATTGAAAAGGGCGAGGGAAGAAGAGGGCAGCGGCGTTCGCGAACTGGCTAAGGCAATCATGAAGTTTGCTGAGATATATGAGAGAGTGGAGGAATCAAAGCAAAGACAGATGATTGAGCTGGAAAAACAGCGGATGGAGTTTGCTAAGGCGTTGATGTTCCAGAAGGTGCAGATCATCGTGGATTCGCAGATGCATCTTGCCAAAATTAAGCGTTCGAAGCGATCTGATACTGGTAAAAGAGTTGATCTTTCACTCCACCCTACCCTAGCCCATTTGTAG
- the LOC121983853 gene encoding WRKY transcription factor 22-like isoform X3, with protein MHAPPMDDNNWDLFAVVRAASSFAISDSLSNSKEEAVRVSKDNDEDDDLFGFGELQDPIEFHRRAFKQQQVLSDSQQSRRAERKNQQKKVSCQVPADGAQPDLWAWRKYGQKPIKGSPYPRGYYRCSSSKACEAKKQVERSRADPEMLLITYTAEHNHPAPAHRNSLAGTARRKQILPSTISPGQEPANGRDVHFLEGSGNFDDHFYRSTTALTLFDPPAPAVGHSLSSIT; from the exons ATGCATGCTCCTCCCATGGACGACAACAACTGGGATCTATTCGCCGTGGTCAGAGCCGCCAGCTCCTTCGCCATTAGCGACTCCTTATCCAACTCCAAGGAGGAGGCTGTACGCGTTTCAAAAGACAACGACGAGGACGACGACCTTTTCGGCTTCGGTGAGCTACAGGATCCCATAGAATTCCATCGACGAGCATTCAAACAGCAGCAAGTGCTCTCTGATAGTCAGCAGAGCAGACGAGCCGAGAG GAAGAATCAGCAGAAGAAGGTGAGCTGCCAAGTGCCGGCGGACGGCGCCCAGCCGGACCTGTGGGCATGGCGGAAGTACGGGCAGAAGCCCATCAAGGGCTCCCCTTATCCACG GGGATACTACAGGTGCAGCAGCTCGAAGGCGTGTGAGGCAAAGAAGCAGGTGGAGCGGAGCAGGGCGGATCCGGAGATGTTGCTCATCACTTACACGGCGGAGCACAACCACCCCGCCCCCGCCCATCGGAACTCGCTCGCCGGAACCGCTCGCCGGAAGCAAATCCTTCCGTCGACGATCTCGCCCGGCCAGGAACCGGCGAACGGCCGCGACGTGCACTTTTTGGAGGGCAGTGGGAACTTTGACGATCATTTCTATCGTTCGACGACGGCGCTGACTCTCTTCGATCCACCGGCGCCGGCTGTTGGCCACTCGTTGAGTTCCATCACTTGA
- the LOC121987190 gene encoding transcription factor KUA1-like — MVRKCSHCGHYGHNSRTCIITRAMVGGGGVKLFGVELHMASDMKKSFSMECLSHNYPPATSPSSSTSSSLGSVNEATERISNGYLSDGLCGRTQERKKGVPWTEEEHRQFLVGLERLGKGDWRGISRNFVTTRTPTQVASHAQKYFLRQNGHSKKKRRSTLLDVAAAIDLNSPIEEEEEEEMIHLDSCPCQMPNSSGEVSHALDLELRISSPRLNQNSSSPKLYALEP, encoded by the exons ATGGTGAGGAAGTGCTCCCATTGTGGCCATTATGGCCACAATTCTAGGACTTGTATCATCACAAGAGCCATGGTTGGAGGAGGGGGAGTGAAGCTATTTGGGGTAGAGCTGCACATGGCTTCCGATATGAAGAAGAGCTTTAGCATGGAGTGTCTCTCCCACAATTATCCTCCTGCTACTTCCCCTTCATCATCGACATCTTCCTCCCTTGGCTCAGTCAATGAAGCCACTGAGAGAATTTCTAATGGCTATCTCTCTGATGGTCTCTGTGGCAGAACACAGGAGAGGAAGAAGG GTGTTCCATGGACTGAGGAAGAACACAGACAATTTCTTGTGGGACTTGAGAGGCTTGGAAAAGGAGATTGGAGAGGCATCTCGAGGAACTTCGTCACCACAAGAACCCCAACACAAGTAGCTAGTCATGCTCAAAAGTATTTCCTCAGACAAAACGGCCACAGCAAAAAGAAGCGTCGATCGACTCTCTTGGATGTG GCTGCGGCGATAGATCTGAATTCACcgatcgaagaagaagaagaagaagaaatgattcATCTGGATTCTTGCCCCTGTCAGATGCCCAATTCATCTGGTGAAGTCTCACATGCACTAGATCTGGAGCTCAGAATTTCAAGCCCAAGGTTGAACCAGAATAGTTCATCACCTAAACTTTATGCCTTGGAGCCATAA
- the LOC121983856 gene encoding interactor of constitutive active ROPs 1-like isoform X2: MPRSRVSDASQRQSPLHLKSTARSEANAARRPAGKERSPKVSPRGGVLQERKRGTELVDMETRLSKVQEELKKLRNRLASAEVAKLEAEEALVRAKKRIPAAPPAPKESGEEDEDERERESRSEGEAVTSPETMDVFEVVIPAESVPEEMKTMVAKEAVGEDGKEKEEKKGDPSVEDLEAKLLEKEKEAEILLEENMVFKTHAAEEANRIASAAGAKETELLAKLSSMEEEMQESEARARRLAEQLEAAEGAKSAMGEEMKRLRAQTEQWRKAAEAAAAAVLADDDDEVDKHIAAWASPLAMEEGDWKRRKGAGIRMFGELWKKKKKGQQK; encoded by the exons ATGCCGAGGTCGag GGTATCAGATGCGTCGCAGCGGCAGTCGCCGCTCCACCTCAAGAGCACCGCCAGATCGGAGGCCAACGCCGCGCGCCGCCCCGCCGGCAAGGAACGCAGCCCCAAGGTGTCCCCTCGCGGCGGTGTCTTGCAAGAG AGGAAAAGGGGCACGGAGCTGGTTGATATGGAAACCAGGCTGAGTAAGGTGCAGGAGGAGCTCAAGAAGCTGCGGAATCGACTGGCCTCGGCGGAGGTCGCCAAGCTGGAAGCCGAGGAAGCTCTCGTCCGGGCCAAGAAGCGAATCCCGGCAGCCCCACCGGCCCCCAAAGAATCAGGCGAAGAAGATGAGGATGAGCGAGAGCGAGAGAGCAGATCCGAAGGAGAAGCAGTTACTTCGCCAGAGACGATGGATGTATTCGAAGTCGTAATCCCAGCCGAGTCCGTGCCGGAGGAGATGAAGACGATGGTCGCGAAGGAAGCCGTGGGAGAGGACGGAAAGgagaaagaggaaaagaagggagaTCCATCGGTGGAAGATCTCGAAGCCAAACTGCTCGAGAAGGAGAAGGAGGCGGAGATCCTGCTCGAAGAGAACATGGTCTTCAAGACGCACGCCGCGGAGGAGGCGAATCGGATCGCCAGCGCCGCGGGAGCGAAGGAGACGGAGCTGCTGGCGAAGCTGAGTTCGATGGAGGAGGAGATGCAAGAGAGCGAGGCGAGGGCGAGGCGGCTGGCGGAGCAGCTGGAGGCGGCCGAGGGCGCAAAATCGGCGATGGGGGAGGAGATGAAGCGGCTGAGGGCGCAGACGGAGCAGTGGCGGAAGGCCGCGGAGGCCGCGGCGGCGGCGGTGCTGgcggacgacgacgacgaagtgGACAAGCACATCGCGGCCTGGGCATCGCCGCTGGCGATGGAGGAGGGCGACTGGAAGAGGAGGAAGGGAGCTGGGATTCGAATGTTCGGGGAActctggaagaagaagaagaaggggcagCAGAAGTGA
- the LOC121983856 gene encoding interactor of constitutive active ROPs 1-like isoform X1 has translation MPRSRRFLSMASRVSDASQRQSPLHLKSTARSEANAARRPAGKERSPKVSPRGGVLQERKRGTELVDMETRLSKVQEELKKLRNRLASAEVAKLEAEEALVRAKKRIPAAPPAPKESGEEDEDERERESRSEGEAVTSPETMDVFEVVIPAESVPEEMKTMVAKEAVGEDGKEKEEKKGDPSVEDLEAKLLEKEKEAEILLEENMVFKTHAAEEANRIASAAGAKETELLAKLSSMEEEMQESEARARRLAEQLEAAEGAKSAMGEEMKRLRAQTEQWRKAAEAAAAAVLADDDDEVDKHIAAWASPLAMEEGDWKRRKGAGIRMFGELWKKKKKGQQK, from the exons ATGCCGAGGTCGag GCGTTTTCTTTCCATGGCGTCCAGGGTATCAGATGCGTCGCAGCGGCAGTCGCCGCTCCACCTCAAGAGCACCGCCAGATCGGAGGCCAACGCCGCGCGCCGCCCCGCCGGCAAGGAACGCAGCCCCAAGGTGTCCCCTCGCGGCGGTGTCTTGCAAGAG AGGAAAAGGGGCACGGAGCTGGTTGATATGGAAACCAGGCTGAGTAAGGTGCAGGAGGAGCTCAAGAAGCTGCGGAATCGACTGGCCTCGGCGGAGGTCGCCAAGCTGGAAGCCGAGGAAGCTCTCGTCCGGGCCAAGAAGCGAATCCCGGCAGCCCCACCGGCCCCCAAAGAATCAGGCGAAGAAGATGAGGATGAGCGAGAGCGAGAGAGCAGATCCGAAGGAGAAGCAGTTACTTCGCCAGAGACGATGGATGTATTCGAAGTCGTAATCCCAGCCGAGTCCGTGCCGGAGGAGATGAAGACGATGGTCGCGAAGGAAGCCGTGGGAGAGGACGGAAAGgagaaagaggaaaagaagggagaTCCATCGGTGGAAGATCTCGAAGCCAAACTGCTCGAGAAGGAGAAGGAGGCGGAGATCCTGCTCGAAGAGAACATGGTCTTCAAGACGCACGCCGCGGAGGAGGCGAATCGGATCGCCAGCGCCGCGGGAGCGAAGGAGACGGAGCTGCTGGCGAAGCTGAGTTCGATGGAGGAGGAGATGCAAGAGAGCGAGGCGAGGGCGAGGCGGCTGGCGGAGCAGCTGGAGGCGGCCGAGGGCGCAAAATCGGCGATGGGGGAGGAGATGAAGCGGCTGAGGGCGCAGACGGAGCAGTGGCGGAAGGCCGCGGAGGCCGCGGCGGCGGCGGTGCTGgcggacgacgacgacgaagtgGACAAGCACATCGCGGCCTGGGCATCGCCGCTGGCGATGGAGGAGGGCGACTGGAAGAGGAGGAAGGGAGCTGGGATTCGAATGTTCGGGGAActctggaagaagaagaagaaggggcagCAGAAGTGA
- the LOC121983853 gene encoding WRKY transcription factor 22-like isoform X1, with protein sequence MHAPPMDDNNWDLFAVVRAASSFAISDSLSNSKEEAVRVSKDNDEDDDLFGFGELQDPIEFHRRAFKQQQVLSDSQQSRRAERLITRSKLRYRSSHFATLAYHSVTVDAGELDRRKNQQKKVSCQVPADGAQPDLWAWRKYGQKPIKGSPYPRGYYRCSSSKACEAKKQVERSRADPEMLLITYTAEHNHPAPAHRNSLAGTARRKQILPSTISPGQEPANGRDVHFLEGSGNFDDHFYRSTTALTLFDPPAPAVGHSLSSIT encoded by the exons ATGCATGCTCCTCCCATGGACGACAACAACTGGGATCTATTCGCCGTGGTCAGAGCCGCCAGCTCCTTCGCCATTAGCGACTCCTTATCCAACTCCAAGGAGGAGGCTGTACGCGTTTCAAAAGACAACGACGAGGACGACGACCTTTTCGGCTTCGGTGAGCTACAGGATCCCATAGAATTCCATCGACGAGCATTCAAACAGCAGCAAGTGCTCTCTGATAGTCAGCAGAGCAGACGAGCCGAGAGGTTGATTACCCGTTCCAAACTAAGGTACAGATCGAGTCACTTTGCGACTCTCGCCTACCATTCGGTAACAGTGGACGCCGGTGAACTTGATCGCAGGAAGAATCAGCAGAAGAAGGTGAGCTGCCAAGTGCCGGCGGACGGCGCCCAGCCGGACCTGTGGGCATGGCGGAAGTACGGGCAGAAGCCCATCAAGGGCTCCCCTTATCCACG GGGATACTACAGGTGCAGCAGCTCGAAGGCGTGTGAGGCAAAGAAGCAGGTGGAGCGGAGCAGGGCGGATCCGGAGATGTTGCTCATCACTTACACGGCGGAGCACAACCACCCCGCCCCCGCCCATCGGAACTCGCTCGCCGGAACCGCTCGCCGGAAGCAAATCCTTCCGTCGACGATCTCGCCCGGCCAGGAACCGGCGAACGGCCGCGACGTGCACTTTTTGGAGGGCAGTGGGAACTTTGACGATCATTTCTATCGTTCGACGACGGCGCTGACTCTCTTCGATCCACCGGCGCCGGCTGTTGGCCACTCGTTGAGTTCCATCACTTGA